From one Streptomyces avermitilis MA-4680 = NBRC 14893 genomic stretch:
- a CDS encoding helix-turn-helix domain-containing protein: MTIAVEPAAPEYVWTANNALVFAPRGMPPASYPVLLHLLGRQEPGGRCLVTHGTLAAELGITRPKVTRALQHLGFARMVWKEGNGAYRLSPLIAGFRTPAEQLQAIGAMDDDDRFDHPDFQERYEQQIEAYEEEKQAKAAERQRRLEPPIDLAARRRT, from the coding sequence ATGACGATCGCTGTGGAGCCCGCGGCCCCCGAGTACGTCTGGACGGCCAACAACGCCCTCGTGTTCGCTCCGCGCGGCATGCCGCCGGCCTCTTACCCGGTGCTGCTCCACCTCCTAGGCCGCCAGGAGCCCGGCGGGCGCTGCCTGGTCACCCATGGCACCCTCGCCGCCGAACTCGGCATCACCCGACCCAAGGTGACCCGCGCGCTCCAGCACCTCGGCTTCGCACGGATGGTCTGGAAGGAAGGCAACGGCGCCTACCGCCTCAGCCCGCTGATCGCCGGATTCCGTACGCCCGCCGAACAGCTCCAGGCCATCGGTGCGATGGACGACGACGACCGCTTCGACCACCCGGACTTCCAAGAGCGCTACGAGCAGCAGATCGAGGCGTACGAGGAGGAGAAGCAAGCGAAGGCAGCCGAGAGGCAGAGGCGGCTGGAGCCGCCGATCGACCTCGCTGCCCGCCGGCGAACCTGA